The Georgenia sp. TF02-10 genome window below encodes:
- a CDS encoding ABC transporter substrate-binding protein, which yields MPQHRRTARTAAVAAALAVAAALTACTGAGRPGAGAGETSASPTTEPPADAEALTIGLTYVPDIQFAPFYVAAERGYYADAGLEVTLRHHGQSEGLFTAVAQGEEDLVVAGGDEMLQARSQGVPLVDVATLYQDYPVVLIVPADSPITAPADLAGRSVGIPGPYGETYFGLLALLAGAGLTEEDVDVEHIGYTQQTALATGHVDAVMGFVNNDAVRFAQAGTEVRTVPLGDVPLVGVGLGVLDSTAEERPDAVAAAVAATLRGVADVAADPAAAVDDAAAHVPDLARPEQRETALAALEATAPLYGAEPGAQDGELWTRMAGFMAEHDLLAGDVDPAAAWTARFLPAASN from the coding sequence GTGCCCCAGCACCGCCGGACCGCCCGCACGGCCGCCGTCGCCGCGGCCCTCGCCGTCGCCGCGGCGCTGACCGCCTGCACCGGCGCCGGCCGCCCCGGCGCCGGCGCCGGCGAGACCAGCGCCAGCCCCACCACCGAGCCGCCCGCGGACGCCGAGGCGCTGACGATCGGCCTCACCTACGTCCCGGACATCCAGTTCGCGCCGTTCTACGTCGCCGCCGAGCGCGGCTACTACGCCGACGCCGGCCTGGAGGTGACCCTGCGCCACCACGGCCAGAGCGAGGGCCTGTTCACCGCCGTCGCCCAGGGCGAGGAGGACCTCGTCGTCGCCGGCGGGGACGAGATGCTCCAGGCCCGGTCCCAGGGCGTGCCGCTGGTCGACGTCGCGACCCTCTACCAGGACTACCCGGTGGTCCTGATCGTGCCGGCGGACTCGCCCATCACCGCCCCGGCCGACCTCGCCGGCCGCAGCGTCGGCATCCCCGGCCCGTACGGGGAGACCTACTTCGGCCTGCTCGCCCTGCTCGCCGGCGCCGGCCTGACCGAGGAGGACGTCGACGTCGAGCACATCGGCTACACCCAGCAGACGGCGCTGGCCACCGGGCACGTCGACGCGGTCATGGGGTTCGTCAACAACGACGCCGTCCGGTTCGCCCAGGCCGGCACCGAGGTGCGCACCGTCCCGCTCGGCGACGTCCCGCTCGTCGGCGTGGGCCTGGGCGTGCTGGACAGCACGGCGGAGGAGCGCCCGGACGCCGTGGCCGCCGCCGTGGCGGCCACCCTGCGGGGGGTGGCCGACGTCGCCGCGGACCCGGCGGCCGCCGTCGACGACGCCGCCGCGCACGTGCCCGACCTCGCCCGGCCCGAGCAGCGCGAGACCGCGCTGGCCGCGCTGGAGGCCACCGCGCCGCTGTACGGGGCCGAGCCCGGCGCCCAGGACGGGGAGCTGTGGACCCGGATGGCCGGCTTCATGGCCGAGCACGATCTGCTGGCCGGCGACGTCGACCCCGCAGCCGCCTGGACGGCGCGGTTCCTGCCCGCGGCCAGCAACTAG
- a CDS encoding RsmB/NOP family class I SAM-dependent RNA methyltransferase: MSPDRAGRGEGPHGAGPRGAGPRRAGPGQASPGRSQPPRRRRTDPARRAALDVLRAVATSDAYANLVLPGLLRERGVTGRDAAFATELAYGTLRLRGRYDAILSRCTRGRALDTLDPAVLDVLRLGAHQLLGMRVPAHAAVAETVALTREAVGPAPTGLVNAVLRAVAARSTEEWLAVVADEVDPAGEDDVARLSATESHPPWVTRALRQALLADGRDAGELADLLRADNDPPGVTLVARPGLVGPADLAAKVAAQTGERPAPGRWSPRAVLLGGGDPGRLPAVRAAAAGVQDEGSQLVALALAAAPVPERDTAWLDLCAGPGGKAALLGALAARRGVTLLANEVAPHRADLVRAAVAALPAGTVTVQVGDGRAVGPAHPGAFDRVLVDAPCTGLGALRRRPEARWRRTPADLAGLGALQRELLGAALDATRPGGVVAYATCSPHLAETRTVVTDVTGRRGDVEVLDAAAVVQEVGRRPLPGLAGPFVQLWPHLHGTDAMFLALLRRRSAP; encoded by the coding sequence GTGAGCCCTGATCGCGCGGGTCGTGGTGAGGGCCCCCACGGCGCGGGTCCCCGCGGCGCGGGTCCCCGCCGCGCCGGTCCCGGGCAGGCGAGCCCCGGCCGGTCCCAGCCGCCGCGGCGCCGCCGGACGGACCCGGCCCGCCGCGCCGCGCTGGACGTCCTGCGTGCGGTCGCCACCTCCGACGCCTACGCCAACCTGGTCCTGCCCGGCCTGCTGCGCGAGCGCGGCGTGACCGGGCGCGACGCCGCCTTCGCCACCGAGCTGGCCTACGGCACCCTGCGGCTGCGGGGCCGCTACGACGCCATCCTGTCCCGCTGCACCCGGGGCCGGGCGCTGGACACCCTGGACCCGGCGGTCCTCGACGTCCTCCGGCTCGGCGCCCACCAGCTCCTCGGCATGCGCGTCCCGGCGCACGCCGCCGTCGCCGAGACCGTCGCGCTGACCCGGGAGGCGGTCGGGCCGGCGCCGACCGGCCTGGTCAACGCCGTGCTGCGCGCGGTCGCCGCCCGCAGCACCGAGGAGTGGCTCGCCGTCGTCGCGGACGAGGTCGACCCGGCCGGCGAGGACGACGTCGCCCGGCTCTCGGCCACCGAGTCCCACCCGCCGTGGGTGACCCGGGCGCTGCGCCAGGCCCTGCTCGCGGACGGCCGCGACGCCGGGGAGCTGGCGGACCTGCTCCGGGCCGACAATGACCCGCCCGGGGTCACCCTGGTGGCGCGTCCCGGGCTGGTCGGCCCGGCGGACCTGGCGGCGAAGGTGGCGGCGCAGACGGGGGAGCGCCCGGCCCCCGGCCGCTGGTCCCCGCGCGCGGTGCTGCTCGGCGGCGGGGACCCGGGCCGGCTGCCGGCGGTGCGGGCGGCGGCCGCCGGGGTGCAGGACGAGGGCTCCCAGCTCGTCGCCCTCGCCCTCGCCGCCGCGCCCGTCCCGGAGCGGGACACCGCCTGGCTGGACCTGTGCGCGGGGCCCGGCGGCAAGGCGGCCCTGCTCGGTGCCCTCGCCGCGCGGCGGGGCGTGACCCTGCTGGCGAACGAGGTGGCTCCGCACCGGGCCGACCTCGTCCGGGCCGCGGTCGCGGCCCTGCCGGCCGGCACCGTCACGGTCCAGGTCGGCGACGGGCGGGCGGTCGGCCCGGCGCACCCGGGCGCCTTCGACCGGGTGCTGGTGGATGCCCCGTGCACCGGCCTGGGCGCGCTGCGCCGCCGCCCCGAGGCACGCTGGCGGCGCACCCCGGCGGACCTGGCGGGGCTCGGCGCGCTCCAGCGCGAGCTGCTCGGCGCCGCCCTGGACGCCACCCGGCCGGGCGGCGTGGTGGCCTACGCCACCTGCTCTCCGCACCTGGCCGAGACCCGCACCGTGGTGACGGACGTGACCGGCCGCCGCGGCGACGTCGAGGTCCTCGACGCGGCCGCCGTCGTCCAGGAGGTCGGCCGGCGGCCGTTGCCGGGGCTGGCCGGGCCGTTCGTCCAGCTCTGGCCGCACCTGCACGGCACGGACGCGATGTTCCTGGCGCTGCTCCGGCGGCGCTCAGCACCGTGA
- a CDS encoding HAD family phosphatase, whose amino-acid sequence MPASPYPTVVLDLGQVVIGWDPYLALADRMSRSEWEAFSAAIDFPAVNRDMDAGLTHAAAQARVARDHPAHADTFTRYCTNFAASLSGPVPGTAAVVEELHAAGVRLLGLTNWSAETFHHAEPVAPAIGLLDGVVVSGQEGVIKPDPAIFRVLLERYGLDPASTVFVDDSPANVATAAALGLHARVFTTAATLRADLRALGLPLAPAA is encoded by the coding sequence GTGCCAGCCTCGCCGTATCCCACCGTCGTCCTCGACCTCGGCCAGGTGGTGATCGGGTGGGACCCGTACCTGGCCCTCGCCGACCGGATGTCCCGCAGCGAGTGGGAGGCCTTCTCGGCGGCGATCGACTTCCCGGCGGTCAACCGGGACATGGACGCCGGCCTCACCCACGCCGCCGCCCAGGCCCGGGTCGCCCGGGACCATCCCGCACACGCGGACACCTTCACCAGGTACTGCACCAACTTCGCCGCCAGCCTCAGCGGCCCCGTCCCCGGCACCGCCGCCGTGGTCGAGGAGCTGCACGCCGCCGGCGTCCGGCTGCTCGGCCTGACCAACTGGTCCGCCGAGACGTTCCACCACGCCGAGCCGGTGGCACCGGCGATCGGCCTGCTCGACGGGGTCGTGGTCTCCGGGCAGGAGGGCGTGATCAAGCCCGACCCGGCCATCTTCCGGGTCCTGCTCGAGCGCTACGGCCTGGATCCGGCCAGCACCGTCTTCGTGGACGACTCCCCGGCGAACGTGGCGACCGCGGCGGCGCTCGGCCTGCACGCCCGGGTCTTCACCACGGCCGCGACGCTGCGCGCGGACCTCCGGGCCCTCGGCCTGCCGCTGGCGCCCGCCGCCTAG
- a CDS encoding ABC transporter permease, translating to MPEPHRRPPAAGTRAGRGARSRRAAGTRRGSRPGGRLGAALTLAVVLVLAWEALARSGLVPAYALPAPSDVAVRLVEDVTTGGLGRYVLPTLTEAALGCLAGAAVALPLAYLIFRSRWASAALEPLVAASQAIPTVALAPLLVIWLDYGLAPTVFLCALLVFFPILLSTVHGLRTLDPDVVAAARLDGAGEWDLLRAIELPLALPSVLTGLRNGFTLSVTGAVVGEFVMGGQGLGMLLATRGNSLDTTGLFAALVVLCALAMAIYGVLTAIERRVADR from the coding sequence GTGCCGGAGCCCCACCGCCGCCCGCCCGCCGCGGGCACCCGCGCCGGCCGGGGCGCCCGGTCCCGCCGGGCCGCCGGAACCCGGCGGGGCTCCCGTCCCGGCGGCCGGCTCGGCGCCGCCCTCACCCTCGCCGTCGTCCTCGTCCTGGCCTGGGAGGCGCTGGCCCGCTCCGGGCTGGTGCCGGCCTACGCCCTGCCGGCGCCGAGCGACGTCGCGGTGCGCCTGGTCGAGGACGTCACCACCGGCGGGCTCGGGCGCTACGTCCTGCCCACCCTCACCGAGGCGGCGCTCGGCTGCCTGGCCGGGGCCGCCGTCGCCCTGCCGCTGGCCTACCTCATCTTCCGCAGCCGGTGGGCGTCGGCCGCCCTGGAGCCGCTGGTCGCCGCCTCCCAGGCCATCCCGACGGTCGCGCTGGCCCCGCTGCTGGTGATCTGGCTCGACTACGGCCTGGCGCCCACCGTGTTCCTCTGCGCGCTGCTGGTCTTCTTCCCCATCCTCCTGTCCACCGTCCACGGCCTGCGCACCCTGGACCCCGACGTCGTGGCCGCCGCCCGGCTCGACGGCGCTGGGGAGTGGGACCTGCTCCGCGCGATCGAGCTCCCGCTCGCCCTGCCCAGCGTGCTCACCGGCCTGCGCAACGGCTTCACCCTGTCGGTGACCGGCGCCGTCGTCGGGGAGTTCGTCATGGGCGGCCAGGGCCTGGGCATGCTGCTCGCCACCCGCGGCAACAGCCTGGACACCACCGGACTGTTCGCCGCCCTCGTCGTGCTGTGCGCGCTGGCGATGGCCATCTACGGGGTGCTGACCGCGATCGAGCGCCGCGTCGCCGACCGCTGA
- the putP gene encoding sodium/proline symporter PutP: protein MSDQAFQAVAMIVYFGGMLLIGWYAYRRTKDLGDYMLGGRDLGPAVAALSAGASDMSGWLLMGLPGAIYAAGLVEGWIAVGLTVGAWLNWRFVAPRLRGYTQVSNNSITIPSFLENRLKDRSRLLRVASGLIILTFFTFYVSSGMVAGGVFFESSFGMEYRHGMLLVAAVTVAYTLFGGFLAVSYTDFVQGLMMFLALIAVPLVGLSATGGPGGVIASVREVDPALLSATSTATVMGVVSALAWGLGYFGQPHIIVRFMAIRSVREATSARRIGIGWMALSVLGAIATALVGVAYFQQQGLTLDDPETVFIALGQILFHPLLAGFMLAAVLAAIMSTVSSQLLVTSSALVEDLYRMVVRSNASDRFLVLLGRGAVLLVSLVAAAMAWTQNDTILGLVAFAWAGFGAAFGPTILLSLYWRRLTVAGALAGMVVGAVAVGIWGNVDGGIFDLYEIVPGFVLNLLVAVVVSVLTHRRNPAIEAEFDAALAMLEKQEKEEEEALEA, encoded by the coding sequence ATGAGCGACCAGGCATTCCAGGCCGTGGCGATGATCGTCTACTTCGGCGGCATGCTCCTGATCGGCTGGTACGCCTACCGGCGCACCAAGGACCTGGGCGACTACATGCTCGGGGGCCGGGACCTGGGCCCCGCCGTCGCCGCACTGAGCGCCGGCGCGTCGGACATGTCGGGCTGGCTGCTCATGGGCCTGCCCGGCGCGATCTACGCCGCCGGCCTGGTGGAGGGCTGGATCGCCGTCGGGCTGACCGTGGGCGCGTGGCTGAACTGGCGCTTCGTCGCCCCACGGCTGCGCGGCTACACCCAGGTCTCGAACAACTCCATCACCATCCCCAGCTTCCTGGAGAACCGGCTCAAGGACCGCTCCCGGCTGCTGCGCGTCGCCTCCGGCCTGATCATCCTGACGTTCTTCACCTTCTACGTCTCCTCCGGCATGGTCGCCGGCGGGGTCTTCTTCGAGAGCTCCTTCGGTATGGAGTACCGCCACGGGATGCTCCTCGTGGCCGCCGTGACCGTCGCCTACACCCTCTTCGGCGGGTTCCTCGCGGTCTCCTACACCGACTTCGTGCAGGGCCTGATGATGTTCCTGGCCCTCATCGCCGTCCCGCTCGTCGGGCTGTCCGCCACCGGCGGGCCCGGCGGCGTGATCGCCTCGGTCCGCGAGGTGGACCCCGCGCTGCTCAGCGCCACCAGCACCGCGACCGTCATGGGCGTGGTCTCCGCCCTCGCCTGGGGCCTGGGCTACTTCGGCCAGCCGCACATCATCGTCCGGTTCATGGCCATCCGGTCGGTGCGCGAGGCCACCTCTGCCCGCCGCATCGGGATCGGCTGGATGGCCCTGTCCGTCCTCGGCGCCATCGCGACGGCGCTCGTCGGGGTGGCGTACTTCCAGCAGCAGGGCCTCACCCTGGACGACCCGGAGACGGTCTTCATCGCCCTCGGGCAGATCCTCTTCCACCCGCTGCTCGCCGGGTTCATGCTCGCCGCGGTGCTCGCCGCGATCATGTCCACCGTCTCCTCCCAGCTGCTGGTCACCTCCTCGGCGCTGGTGGAGGACCTCTACCGGATGGTGGTGCGCTCCAACGCCAGCGACCGGTTCCTCGTGCTGCTCGGCCGCGGCGCGGTGCTGCTGGTCTCCCTCGTCGCCGCGGCCATGGCGTGGACCCAGAACGACACCATCCTCGGGCTGGTGGCCTTCGCCTGGGCCGGCTTCGGCGCCGCGTTCGGCCCGACCATCCTGCTGTCGCTGTACTGGCGCCGCCTCACCGTCGCCGGCGCCCTGGCCGGCATGGTGGTCGGCGCCGTCGCCGTCGGGATCTGGGGGAACGTCGACGGCGGGATCTTCGACCTGTACGAGATCGTGCCCGGCTTCGTCCTCAACCTCCTGGTCGCCGTGGTCGTCTCGGTGCTGACGCACCGGCGCAACCCGGCGATCGAGGCGGAGTTCGACGCCGCGCTGGCGATGCTGGAGAAGCAGGAGAAGGAGGAGGAGGAGGCGCTGGAGGCCTGA
- the hisG gene encoding ATP phosphoribosyltransferase, with protein sequence MLRVAVPNKGSLAEPATEMLREAGYRQRRDGRELVLADPDNDVEFFFLRPRDIAVYVGSGTVDAGITGRDLLLDSKVRAVEHRPLGFATSTFRFAAPAGEITDLDQVRGKRVATSYDVLVGAYLADHGVDATVVHLDGAVESSVQLGVADLVADVVETGTTLRAAGLETFGEPILRSEAVLVRRPGPADLPAGLAVLDRRLQGVLVARQYVLMDYDVPVEHVEAAVAITPGLESPTVSPLHDGGWVAVRAMVRRTETNRVMDDLYDVGARAILVTSIHACRI encoded by the coding sequence GTGCTGCGTGTCGCCGTGCCCAACAAGGGGTCGCTCGCCGAGCCGGCCACCGAGATGCTCCGCGAGGCCGGCTACCGCCAGCGCCGGGACGGGCGCGAGCTCGTCCTGGCCGACCCGGACAACGACGTGGAGTTCTTCTTCCTCCGCCCCCGCGACATCGCCGTCTACGTGGGCTCTGGCACCGTCGACGCCGGCATCACCGGCCGGGACCTGCTGCTGGACTCCAAGGTCCGGGCGGTGGAGCACCGCCCGCTCGGCTTCGCCACCTCCACCTTCCGCTTCGCCGCGCCGGCCGGGGAGATCACCGACCTGGACCAGGTCCGCGGCAAGCGCGTGGCCACCAGCTACGACGTCCTCGTCGGCGCCTACCTGGCCGACCACGGGGTCGACGCCACCGTCGTCCACCTCGACGGCGCCGTGGAGTCCTCCGTCCAGCTCGGCGTGGCCGACCTCGTCGCCGACGTGGTGGAGACCGGGACCACCCTGCGGGCCGCCGGGCTGGAGACCTTCGGCGAGCCGATCCTGCGCTCGGAGGCGGTCCTGGTCCGCCGGCCCGGCCCGGCGGACCTGCCCGCCGGGCTGGCCGTGCTGGACCGGCGCCTGCAGGGGGTGCTGGTGGCCCGCCAGTACGTGCTGATGGACTACGACGTGCCGGTCGAGCACGTCGAGGCCGCCGTCGCGATCACCCCGGGCCTGGAGTCCCCGACCGTCTCCCCGCTGCACGACGGCGGCTGGGTGGCGGTGCGGGCCATGGTCCGGCGCACCGAGACCAACCGGGTGATGGACGACCTGTACGACGTCGGCGCCCGGGCCATCCTGGTCACCTCCATCCACGCCTGCCGGATCTGA
- a CDS encoding IS630 family transposase, producing the protein MTLIELDGTEWSILMKYKEQAPYKLMRLKAEALMLLHENVDIGTVARFVDRRPSTVRAWVRDWQKMRLASVHTGHAENLNASKLTADQRAQVAQILASPPSEQGLPAQFWDVPNLASWLHNHFEVVYESDSSYHFLLHMAGMTFHKPEAVDKRRGDEATIAKRMAEIHQEIAPHLADPDTIVVAADEVRIEHEAILRRAWQMAGTTTRIEVDRQRQAQSYIGFLHQDDGKVDLRRLDWQNSDTIIEALTAFTAAHPKKKIVIVWDNAAWHRSKALRAHLGPGNLLERIHLIHMPPYAPDHNPIEHVWGEAKTSISNIQRATFDQTRTAFEGFIRGNKFPYRLE; encoded by the coding sequence ATGACGTTGATCGAGCTGGACGGTACCGAGTGGTCCATCCTGATGAAGTACAAGGAGCAAGCGCCGTACAAGCTGATGCGGCTCAAGGCAGAAGCGCTGATGCTGCTGCACGAGAACGTCGACATCGGCACGGTCGCCAGGTTTGTCGACCGCAGGCCTTCGACGGTACGGGCCTGGGTGAGGGACTGGCAGAAGATGCGTCTGGCGTCGGTGCACACCGGTCACGCCGAGAACCTGAACGCCTCCAAGCTCACCGCCGACCAGCGCGCCCAGGTAGCCCAGATCCTGGCCTCCCCACCCTCGGAGCAGGGACTGCCCGCGCAGTTCTGGGACGTACCGAACCTGGCGTCCTGGCTGCACAACCACTTCGAGGTGGTCTACGAGTCCGACAGCTCCTACCACTTCCTCCTGCACATGGCCGGGATGACCTTCCACAAGCCCGAAGCGGTGGACAAGCGACGCGGCGACGAGGCCACCATCGCCAAGCGGATGGCCGAGATCCACCAGGAGATCGCCCCGCACCTGGCCGACCCGGACACCATCGTGGTGGCCGCGGACGAGGTCCGCATCGAGCACGAGGCCATCCTGCGCCGGGCCTGGCAGATGGCCGGAACCACCACCCGCATCGAGGTCGACCGCCAGCGCCAGGCCCAGAGCTACATCGGGTTCCTCCACCAGGACGACGGGAAGGTGGACCTGCGGCGCCTGGACTGGCAGAACAGCGACACCATCATCGAGGCCCTCACCGCGTTCACGGCCGCCCACCCGAAGAAGAAGATCGTGATCGTGTGGGACAACGCCGCCTGGCACCGCTCCAAAGCCCTGCGGGCCCACCTCGGACCAGGCAATCTCCTCGAACGCATCCACCTGATCCACATGCCGCCCTACGCACCCGACCACAACCCGATCGAGCACGTCTGGGGCGAAGCAAAAACCAGCATAAGCAACATCCAGCGCGCCACCTTCGACCAGACCAGGACCGCGTTCGAAGGCTTCATCCGCGGCAACAAGTTCCCCTACCGCCTGGAGTGA
- a CDS encoding phosphoribosyl-ATP diphosphatase, whose amino-acid sequence MKSFESLFAELTHKAQTRPAGSGTVAELDGGIHAIGKKVVEEAAEVWMAAEHESAEAAAAEISQLLYHLQVMMIARGLTLEDVYRHL is encoded by the coding sequence GTGAAGTCCTTCGAGTCCCTCTTCGCCGAGCTGACCCACAAGGCCCAGACCCGGCCGGCCGGGTCGGGGACGGTGGCCGAGCTCGACGGCGGGATCCACGCCATCGGCAAGAAGGTCGTGGAGGAGGCCGCGGAGGTGTGGATGGCCGCCGAGCACGAGAGCGCCGAGGCCGCCGCGGCGGAGATCAGCCAGCTGCTCTACCACCTGCAGGTGATGATGATCGCCCGCGGCCTGACCCTGGAGGACGTCTACCGGCACCTGTGA
- a CDS encoding type II toxin-antitoxin system VapC family toxin, with protein sequence MLLYLDTSAFVPLIVEEPSSARCRQLWQEADIRCSSLLVHVEAAAALGQANRIGRLTAHQLGTGLQATDTLLSAMVLISVTPETTTTAAALAVEQGLRGYDAVHAATALSVASADTAAVSGDRTLLAAWSRLGLTTIATS encoded by the coding sequence ATGCTCCTCTACCTCGACACGTCTGCCTTCGTGCCGCTCATCGTCGAGGAGCCATCATCGGCGAGATGCCGGCAGCTCTGGCAGGAGGCCGACATCCGTTGCTCATCGCTGCTCGTGCACGTGGAGGCGGCCGCCGCCCTCGGTCAGGCGAACCGGATCGGGCGCCTCACGGCACACCAGCTCGGCACCGGTCTGCAGGCTACGGACACCTTGCTCAGCGCCATGGTCCTGATCTCGGTCACCCCCGAGACCACCACGACGGCGGCCGCGCTCGCCGTCGAGCAGGGGCTGCGTGGCTACGACGCCGTGCATGCTGCAACGGCACTGTCCGTGGCGTCGGCGGACACTGCGGCCGTCTCCGGCGACAGGACGCTGCTGGCGGCCTGGTCGCGGCTTGGTCTGACGACCATCGCCACGAGCTGA
- a CDS encoding type II toxin-antitoxin system Phd/YefM family antitoxin translates to MTTNEEAGMTVVGIRTLKAQLSSYVDRARSGEVVVVTDRGRPVAQLAPLTGESLVERLVAEGVASRPSGPTTLPPLIRAAGTVSDLVVDQRR, encoded by the coding sequence GTGACCACGAACGAGGAGGCCGGGATGACGGTGGTCGGTATCCGGACCCTGAAGGCACAGCTGAGCTCGTATGTCGACCGCGCACGCTCCGGCGAGGTCGTGGTCGTCACCGACCGAGGGCGTCCGGTCGCTCAGCTCGCGCCGCTCACGGGCGAGAGCCTCGTCGAGCGTCTCGTCGCGGAGGGCGTCGCTAGCCGCCCGTCCGGCCCGACAACCCTTCCTCCGCTCATCAGGGCGGCGGGTACGGTCAGTGACCTGGTCGTCGACCAACGGCGCTGA
- the rpe gene encoding ribulose-phosphate 3-epimerase encodes MSILIAPSILNSDFADLRGELAKIAGADYAHVDVMDNHFVPNLTLGLPVVESILRTSPVPVDAHLMIEDPDRWAPAYAEAGCASVTFHAEAAVAPVRLARELRNQGARAGLALRPATPVEPYLDLLPELDMLLVMTVEPGFGGQPFLDAMLPKITRARRAISAAGLDVWVQVDGGVSRATIERAADAGANVFVAGSAVYKADDAAAEVDALRELAAQAHRH; translated from the coding sequence GTGAGCATCCTGATCGCGCCGAGCATCCTCAACTCCGACTTCGCGGACCTGCGCGGGGAGCTGGCGAAGATCGCCGGCGCGGACTACGCCCACGTGGACGTCATGGACAACCACTTCGTGCCCAACCTCACCCTCGGCCTGCCGGTGGTCGAGTCGATCCTGCGGACCAGCCCCGTCCCGGTGGACGCCCACCTGATGATCGAGGACCCCGACCGGTGGGCGCCGGCCTACGCCGAGGCGGGCTGCGCCTCGGTCACCTTCCACGCCGAGGCCGCCGTCGCCCCGGTGCGGCTGGCCCGCGAGCTGCGCAACCAGGGCGCCCGCGCCGGGCTGGCGCTGCGGCCGGCGACGCCGGTCGAGCCGTACCTAGACCTCCTGCCGGAGCTCGACATGCTGCTCGTCATGACTGTCGAGCCCGGGTTCGGCGGCCAGCCCTTCCTGGACGCCATGCTGCCCAAGATCACCCGCGCCCGCCGGGCCATCAGCGCCGCCGGGCTGGACGTGTGGGTCCAGGTCGACGGCGGCGTGTCCCGCGCCACCATCGAGCGGGCCGCCGACGCGGGTGCAAACGTGTTCGTGGCCGGCTCGGCGGTGTACAAGGCCGACGACGCTGCCGCCGAGGTGGACGCGCTGCGCGAGCTCGCCGCCCAGGCCCACCGGCACTGA
- the fmt gene encoding methionyl-tRNA formyltransferase — translation MRLLFAGTPEAALPALRALLGSDHEVVAVLTRPDAPRGRGRALAPSPVAAAARAAGVPVLTPRTLRDAAAAEQIRALAVDAAPVVAYGNLIPADLLDVPAHGWVNLHFSLLPAWRGAAPVQHAVIAGDEITGASTFRIEAGLDTGPVYGTLTEPVRPQDTAGDLLGRLAEAGAGLLLATLDAIAAGTARPQPQPADGVSLAPKITVDDARVRWADPALAVDRRVRGCTPAPGAWTTLPAGGRLKLGPVRPRPDVTDLPPGQVRAGKHEVLVGTGAGAVALGQVAPAGKGWMPADAWARGAGPDGQVLGA, via the coding sequence ATGCGTCTGCTCTTCGCCGGCACCCCGGAGGCCGCCCTGCCGGCCCTGCGGGCGCTGCTCGGCTCCGACCACGAGGTCGTCGCGGTGCTCACCCGGCCGGACGCCCCGCGCGGGCGCGGCCGGGCGCTGGCGCCCAGCCCGGTCGCCGCGGCCGCCCGCGCCGCCGGCGTGCCCGTGCTGACCCCGCGCACCCTCAGGGACGCCGCGGCGGCGGAGCAGATCCGGGCGCTGGCCGTCGACGCCGCCCCGGTCGTCGCCTACGGCAACCTCATCCCCGCCGACCTCCTCGACGTCCCGGCGCACGGCTGGGTGAACCTGCACTTCTCCCTGCTGCCGGCCTGGCGCGGCGCGGCCCCGGTCCAGCACGCCGTGATCGCCGGGGACGAGATCACCGGCGCGAGCACCTTCCGGATCGAGGCCGGCCTGGACACCGGCCCGGTCTACGGCACCCTCACCGAGCCGGTGCGGCCCCAGGACACTGCCGGGGACCTCCTGGGCCGGCTCGCCGAGGCCGGCGCGGGCCTGCTCCTCGCCACCCTGGACGCCATCGCGGCTGGCACCGCCCGCCCGCAGCCGCAGCCCGCCGACGGCGTCAGCCTCGCCCCGAAGATCACCGTCGACGACGCCCGGGTGCGCTGGGCGGACCCCGCCCTCGCCGTCGACCGCCGCGTCCGGGGCTGCACCCCGGCGCCCGGCGCGTGGACGACGCTGCCCGCCGGTGGCCGGCTGAAGCTGGGCCCGGTGCGCCCGCGCCCGGACGTCACCGACCTGCCGCCCGGACAGGTCCGGGCCGGCAAGCACGAGGTCCTCGTCGGCACCGGCGCGGGCGCCGTCGCCCTGGGCCAGGTCGCCCCAGCCGGGAAGGGCTGGATGCCCGCCGACGCCTGGGCCCGCGGCGCCGGCCCCGACGGGCAGGTGCTGGGCGCGTGA